A genomic window from Erythrobacter sp. BLCC-B19 includes:
- a CDS encoding alpha-D-glucose phosphate-specific phosphoglucomutase — protein MITTVATTPFDGQKPGTSGLRKKVRVFAQPNYAENFIQSVFDVAERPAGSTLVIGGDGRYHNRTVIQQAIRIAAANGYARVLVGQGGILSTPAASHVIRKYGASGGLILSASHNPGGPDEDFGIKYNIANGGPAPEAVTEAIYARTQTIDRWLMAESAEIDLDRIGVAQVGGMAVDVIDPVADYADLMEELFDFPAIRAAAASGALTMAFDAMHAVTGPYAREILEGRLGFPAGTVRNGVPLEDFGGHHPDPNLVHAAELYAAMMAEGAPTIGAASDGDGDRNLIIGKGVFITPSDSLAMLAANAHLAPAYAGGLKGIARSMPTSAAADRVAEALGIPLWETPTGWKFFGTLLDAGKATICGEESAGTGSDHVREKDGLWAVLLWLNILAVTGKPVAQIAQEHWARFGRNYYARHDYEAIATDKANTLMAALEASLGGLPGKAFGPLTVSAADQFAYTDPVDGSVSRNQGVRVMFACGSRIVFRLSGTGTEGATLRVYLERYEAPDGRLAEETPAMLADLIAAAEAVAGIAAHTGRTAPDVVT, from the coding sequence ATGATCACGACTGTCGCCACCACGCCCTTTGACGGGCAGAAGCCCGGCACTTCGGGCCTGCGCAAGAAGGTGCGGGTGTTTGCCCAACCGAACTATGCCGAGAACTTCATCCAGAGCGTGTTCGACGTGGCCGAGCGGCCTGCGGGGTCGACGCTGGTGATCGGCGGCGACGGACGGTATCACAACCGCACCGTGATCCAGCAGGCGATCCGCATCGCTGCTGCCAATGGCTATGCCCGGGTGCTGGTGGGGCAAGGCGGCATCCTGTCGACCCCGGCGGCGAGCCATGTGATCCGCAAGTATGGCGCATCGGGCGGCCTGATCCTTTCAGCCAGCCACAACCCCGGCGGGCCGGACGAGGATTTCGGCATCAAGTACAACATCGCCAATGGCGGCCCCGCGCCCGAGGCGGTGACCGAGGCGATCTATGCCCGCACCCAAACCATCGACCGCTGGCTGATGGCGGAGAGCGCCGAAATCGATCTCGACCGGATCGGCGTGGCGCAGGTGGGGGGCATGGCGGTCGACGTGATCGATCCGGTCGCCGACTATGCCGACCTGATGGAGGAACTGTTCGATTTCCCCGCAATCCGCGCGGCAGCAGCGAGCGGCGCGCTGACCATGGCGTTCGACGCGATGCACGCCGTGACCGGGCCTTACGCGCGGGAAATTCTCGAAGGCCGTCTAGGCTTTCCGGCTGGCACGGTGCGCAATGGCGTGCCGCTGGAGGATTTCGGCGGGCATCACCCCGACCCCAACCTCGTCCACGCGGCAGAGCTTTACGCGGCTATGATGGCCGAAGGCGCGCCCACCATCGGCGCGGCCTCGGACGGGGATGGCGACCGCAACCTCATTATCGGCAAGGGGGTCTTCATCACCCCCTCGGATTCGCTGGCGATGCTGGCGGCCAATGCGCATCTCGCCCCGGCCTATGCCGGGGGGCTGAAGGGCATTGCGCGGTCGATGCCCACCAGCGCCGCTGCCGACCGGGTGGCCGAGGCGCTCGGCATCCCGCTGTGGGAGACGCCGACCGGGTGGAAGTTCTTCGGCACGCTGCTCGATGCCGGAAAGGCGACGATCTGCGGCGAGGAAAGCGCGGGCACCGGCAGCGATCACGTGCGCGAGAAGGACGGGCTGTGGGCGGTGCTGCTGTGGCTCAACATCCTCGCCGTGACAGGCAAGCCGGTGGCGCAGATCGCGCAGGAGCACTGGGCGCGGTTCGGGCGCAATTACTATGCGCGCCATGATTACGAGGCGATCGCGACCGACAAGGCGAACACCCTGATGGCGGCGCTTGAGGCTTCGCTTGGCGGATTGCCGGGCAAGGCGTTCGGCCCGCTGACCGTAAGCGCTGCCGACCAGTTCGCCTACACCGATCCGGTCGATGGCTCGGTCAGCCGCAATCAGGGCGTGCGGGTGATGTTCGCCTGCGGATCGCGGATCGTGTTCCGCCTGTCAGGCACGGGCACCGAGGGGGCGACGCTGCGGGTCTATCTCGAACGCTATGAAGCCCCGGACGGGCGGCTGGCGGAGGAGACCCCTGCCATGCTCGCCGACCTGATCGCCGCTGCCGAAGCCGTGGCGGGCATCGCCGCGCATACCGGGCGAACGGCGCCCGATGTGGTGACGTGA